The genome window AACCTGCATGATACACACTCCCGCTTCACGATCTCTTTACTTATATATCGGCGACTTTTTTATACTATTTAACTAATTGCTTTAATTATCTATTAGGTTTTTGATCTTCAGGTTTCTCAAGACTTGTACCTCTTAATGATCGTTGTTCAATCCATTTTCTTCTGGCTTCGTATCCTTTAGCGCCTTTAACTAACGCATGCTGCCCAAAACGCTCTTGAATGGTCAACATCGTTTGATCTATATGATAATCCTTGACGTCCTTCTCTTGTGAAAACAGATTTAACTGTTTGTACGCATGACGCTTATCAACTAAGTCATACGTGCTAATCCCAAGCAGCCTAATTGGTTCTGTATTCCAAGACTTCTTAAAAAGGGTTCGAGCCCGTTGATATATATCGTTTGATGTGTGGCAAGCGTTACTCAACTTCTCACTTTTATTTGTGATCTTCCAATCATGATATTTAATCGTTAATTGAATTCCGTAAGCGACTACTTCTTTTTTATTTAAACGATAACTGACAGAATCAGCAAGCTGTTTTAATATTGTTTCGATCTTCTGTTCATTTTTTGTATCTCTAGGTAGAGTTGTTGAATTTCCGATACTTTTAAATTCATGAACGGAATCAGGATTCACCGGTCGATCATCTATTCCTTGAGCACGTTTTTGCAGCTTATGTGCAATTGAACCGAATTTCTCGGTAATAAAATGTGGATCAGCATTTGCAAGATCACCAATGGTAAGGATCTCCGCTTTTTCCCATTTACCGACTGTCTTTTTGCCAATTCCCTGCATCTCACTAATTGGCAGTGGCCAAAGTAGTTCAGGTAGCTCTCTTTTTCTAAGAATGGTTATTCCATTTGGCTTCTTCATATCACTTGCCATTTTTGCTAGAAATTTATTTGGCGCAATGCCAATGCTACAGGGCAAATTCATATCTCGAATCAATGTCTCCTGAATCTGCTGAGCTAATTTATATGGATGGATTTGTTCATGGTATTGGGTTACATCCATATACCCTTCATCGATGGAAACCGGCTCAACTAAAGAGGTGTAAGATCTAAGAATTTCAAACATATTTCTGGAGGCAGTTCGATAGCGCTCAAAATTGGATTTCAGTAAAATGAGTTCAGGGCAGGCTTTTTTGGCTTGCCAAACTGGCATCGCTGTTTTTACTCCACGAGCTCTTGCTTCATATGTACTTGTTACAATAATGCCTCGTCGATCCTCAACACTGCCAGCTACCGCAACTGGTTTTCCTTTTAGCTCCGGTCTGAAGGAAAGCTCAACGGAAGCAAAAAAGCTATTCATATCAACATGAAATAATATACGCATATTACCACCTCCCTAAATCCCATTATACGAAAGAATGTTCGTTTTTTAAAGATAGATGTCTTGCAACTTGATACCTGATGAGATAAAGTGGTATTATACAAAGTTAGCTTTAAAACTACGCCCTATTTATATTGGAGGTGCTGCGAAATGACTTATATCATTCAACAAACGAATACACAGTATGAGGTAACTCTTCAAAAAGTGTTCAACTATCTCAGCCAGCACGAACAGATCAAAGGGTATTCACCATCAATCACCGAGATTTCTAAACACATTGGAGACACTGAAGAAATGATTTTAGAAAGTCTAGAATTTGGTCAAAATGATCCATTACCTTTAAAATTACTACATTAATAGCACATGAAAAAAGGACTAGCCCTTCATGGGACATGTCCTTTTTTAGTATGTAATGTTATACTTGCTTTGTAATAGCAATAATCGCCTCTGCTGTTTTGTTTAATTCACTTAGAGGCATACGTTCTTCTTTTGTGTGAATTTTTTCATAACCTACCGCTAAATTGACAGTGGGTATTCCAAAACTAGAGATAATATTTGCATCACTACCTCCACCGCTTTCTAATAACTTTGGTACTCTTCCAATTGCTTTCATCGCGGCTTGTGCAATTTGCACAACTTGGTCTGTTTCGGACTTTTTGTAACCAGGATATGTGATTTCAATATTCACTTCGGCTGAAGTTCCCATCATCTCAGCAGCTTCTTCAAATCCACGCTTCATTTTCTCTACTTGTTTCTGTAACTTTGATTCTTCAAGCGAACGTGCCTCAGCCAAAACTTCTACATAGTCACACACGATATTTGTTTTACTTCCACCCTCAAATCGTCCAATATTAGCAGTTGTTTCTTTATCAATTCTACCTAGAGGCATTCGAGAAACAGCCTTTGCAGCTACTGTTATGGCCGAGATACCTTTTTCTGGTTCTACACCAGCGTGCGCAGTTCTGCCATAAATTTTCGCATGGATTTTGGCTTGAGATGGAGCGGCGACAATAATATCTCCTACAGGACCATCACTATCAAGTGCGTACCCGTATTTAGCAAGAATTCGTTCTTTCTCTAGCACTCGAGCTCCAACTAAACCAGACTCTTCTCCGACAGTTATAATAAATTGAATCATGCCGTGTGAGATATTTTGTTCGTTTAAGATTCTAATCGCTTCTAACATCGCTGAAATACCAGCTTTGTCATCTGCTCCTAAGATCGTTGTGCCATCCGTTACAACGTATCCATCCTTCACTTCTGGCTTGATGTTATTTCCTGGGACAACCGTATCCATATGGGATGTAAAATAAATAGGTGTTTTATCTTTATCTGTAGCCTCGTCTGTTGCCTGCAAGGTTGCTATTAGGTTACCAGCACCATGCCCCGTCTGCTTGGCTGCATCATCCTCATATACATCTAACCCTAATGCTTCAAATTTCTTTTTTAATACATTGGCTATTTCTCTTTCTGATCCAGTTTCCGAATCAATTTTTACCAATTCAATAAATTCATCTTGCAGTCGTGTTTCATTAATCATAAGTAATTGACTCCTCCATTTCCTTTCTTATCCTACAGTAAATTCTCTTCGGTTTCACGCTTAAACGTCTGTTTTTCACAAACTTCTAGCAAGACACCATGCGATTCTGTTGGTGGAATAAAAGCAATCTTTGTATCATCCGCTCCATTTGACACAACGTTTGAAACAAATGAAACCCCTTTATCCGTCATGTTTAGGATCACCTTCTGAATATCTGGAGTTCCTAATGCTAAATGATGAATACCCTCCCCATGTTTATGCAAAAATTTGGCAACAGTCGTGTTCTGATTAAGCGGTTCAAGTAGCTCGACTTGAATCCCACCTGCTTTAAAAAAAGCAACCTTTACACCTTGCTCTTGTACAATCTCTTCTTTTACCCATGTTAATCCAAGATTTTCTTGATAGAATATCTTTGCAGCTTGTATGGAATGAACAGCAATTGCAATGTGGGTGCCAGTATCCTGCCATTGGTTTGACATAACTTGCTCCTTTTTCGTTAGTTGCCCTTGTCCGAATTAGCAAAGGCAAGTAAAATAGTAAATAGATAAATTGTTATAAGGGGAGTTGATTGAAGTGCAAAGAAAAGGCGTACAAAAAGTGATCATTTATGTAATGCTTGTTGCGATCATACTAAGTGGAGTATTCATGGGCGTAGCAGGTCTCGGAGCATTCTAAACAAGTTTGAGAAAAGAAACGCCTTATAGGGTTTCTTTTTTTGATCAGATAAGGCGCCATATTCAATTCCTAATGCTTCAAAAGAAGTGTTTTGCTCAGTTATAAGGATCTTTGTGCCAATTGGAATCTGATTATAAAGTCGTTCAATGTTTTGGTTTGTTAAACGAATACAACCAGATGTGACGGCATAGCCAACTGAGTTTGGCCGATTTGTTCCATGTACCCCGTACGTTCTTCCTTCTGTATCAAGTGCATCAAAACCAATCCACCTGCTTCCTAGTGGATTGTCCGAGTGTCCACCTGGTATGTTCTTTTTCCGATAATATGGCTGCTCGGCCTTTACTGTGATGGTGAACATACCGAGTGGTGTTTGAGTATGTTGCTTTCCCGTTGCCGCAGGGAGCACTTCTTGAATCAAACCGTCATGAATAAAAGCTAGCTGATTCGTATGAACATTAACAATGACAAAAGGATCCCCATTTGTCGGGTTCTCACCAATTGGCCAAATGGGTGAAGCTACTAGAATAAGAATAGCAAGCATCGTTTTTAACAAGAGCACTCCCCCTTTTATAAAGGTTAGAATGCTCTTTTTTTAATGGTTTTATCCTTTTTTTCATTCCATAAGCTATCTTTTATTAGCAAATATTGTTGTAATTCGTGCATCATATATGAAAGAGCAGATCGAACTTCAAATTCTTCTCTTGTTGTTGGCAAGTCCATTTGTTTAAAGTTTTCGCGCATTTCATCCAAGCCGTCCTAGAAAATAAGGTACATGATTGGTTGGACTAACCGCTTTGCTTAGATCTTCAAGAAAATCTGCAAGATCGTTACTCTGCGAAACGGATCCATGAATCGTTGTGATGAATGGCATTAATCGTTCAAGAATTTCAAATTGCTTTTCTCTCATCTGAAAGTAATGATAGTACTGACCTTCTTCTCGTAGGATTTGGTTATTCATATCTCGGATAGCTAAATTTTTTCCTTGCTCTAATAAGCGAACAGTGTCTGAAATTTCTGCTCCAGTCCATTCGCTATCCCCTTTTCTAATATACTTTGAGAATTCATAGAGGATTAAGCTAAAGTTCTGTTCAATATGTTTCTTAAATACTCGGAGCTGTCGTTCACTACTTGGCATATATAAGTTCATTAATAAGGCCGTTCCAATTCCAACAACAACTAATAACAATTCATTAATAAATAGATCAACTGTTGCATTGGCGTGTGTGTAGATATGAAGAACGATTACCGAGCTTGTCACAACTCCTAGACTTAATTTAAGAGCAACAATAATTGGAATAAATAAGAGCAAAAACAACCCAAGTATCAGCGGATGATATCCTAATAACTCAAACATTGCCATACTTAATCCCATACCTAGTAAACAAGCTGCAAACCGGTGCCATGAGACTCGTAATGAATTTTTTCTTGTAACTGAAATACATAAAATCGTAATAACGGCTGCCGATCCAAATGAATCTAACTGCATCGCTTGGGCGATGGCCGTTGCCACTAAAACACCAATTGCAGTTTTAATTGTTCGATAGCCAATTTTAAATCTCATTCGTTCGTTCAACTCCTTGTCATAAATCTTATTTTACCATGACATAGAAGAAAAAAAACGCTAGAATGATCGCACAAAAATAATCGGCTAACAAGGTGTGGCTTGTCAGCCGACTCGCGTACCCAATAGTATAAGTGAGTCTTACTGAATTACATATCAGAGTTATCTTCTCCCATTTCGTCACCACCTGGATCGACTGGGTCACCTGGGTCCATCTCGTCCGTTCCTCCATCACCACAAGCCGCCAACATTCCGACTG of Alkalicoccobacillus plakortidis contains these proteins:
- a CDS encoding DNA polymerase IV; protein product: MRILFHVDMNSFFASVELSFRPELKGKPVAVAGSVEDRRGIIVTSTYEARARGVKTAMPVWQAKKACPELILLKSNFERYRTASRNMFEILRSYTSLVEPVSIDEGYMDVTQYHEQIHPYKLAQQIQETLIRDMNLPCSIGIAPNKFLAKMASDMKKPNGITILRKRELPELLWPLPISEMQGIGKKTVGKWEKAEILTIGDLANADPHFITEKFGSIAHKLQKRAQGIDDRPVNPDSVHEFKSIGNSTTLPRDTKNEQKIETILKQLADSVSYRLNKKEVVAYGIQLTIKYHDWKITNKSEKLSNACHTSNDIYQRARTLFKKSWNTEPIRLLGISTYDLVDKRHAYKQLNLFSQEKDVKDYHIDQTMLTIQERFGQHALVKGAKGYEARRKWIEQRSLRGTSLEKPEDQKPNR
- a CDS encoding M20/M25/M40 family metallo-hydrolase → MINETRLQDEFIELVKIDSETGSEREIANVLKKKFEALGLDVYEDDAAKQTGHGAGNLIATLQATDEATDKDKTPIYFTSHMDTVVPGNNIKPEVKDGYVVTDGTTILGADDKAGISAMLEAIRILNEQNISHGMIQFIITVGEESGLVGARVLEKERILAKYGYALDSDGPVGDIIVAAPSQAKIHAKIYGRTAHAGVEPEKGISAITVAAKAVSRMPLGRIDKETTANIGRFEGGSKTNIVCDYVEVLAEARSLEESKLQKQVEKMKRGFEEAAEMMGTSAEVNIEITYPGYKKSETDQVVQIAQAAMKAIGRVPKLLESGGGSDANIISSFGIPTVNLAVGYEKIHTKEERMPLSELNKTAEAIIAITKQV
- the mce gene encoding methylmalonyl-CoA epimerase, with product MSNQWQDTGTHIAIAVHSIQAAKIFYQENLGLTWVKEEIVQEQGVKVAFFKAGGIQVELLEPLNQNTTVAKFLHKHGEGIHHLALGTPDIQKVILNMTDKGVSFVSNVVSNGADDTKIAFIPPTESHGVLLEVCEKQTFKRETEENLL
- a CDS encoding L,D-transpeptidase; its protein translation is MLAILILVASPIWPIGENPTNGDPFVIVNVHTNQLAFIHDGLIQEVLPAATGKQHTQTPLGMFTITVKAEQPYYRKKNIPGGHSDNPLGSRWIGFDALDTEGRTYGVHGTNRPNSVGYAVTSGCIRLTNQNIERLYNQIPIGTKILITEQNTSFEALGIEYGALSDQKKKPYKAFLFSNLFRMLRDLLRP